TCCTGCACCTGAACAATTTGGCGGTTATCCACCGGCACCTGGGCAATCACACCATCGTAGGGCGCACGCAACTGGGTATGGGTCAACTGCTCTTCCGCCTGTTCAAAGGTAGCGCGGGCAGCCCGCCATTCGCTCTCCGCCTCATCAAACTGAGACTGGCTAACCGCGCCACGCTCCAGGGTATAGCGCATGCGTTCCAGGTTTGCTTTGGCAAGCTCTAGGCGTGAGCGGGCGCTATCCAGCTCGCTTTGCGCATTACGGTTATCGATACGCGCAATGACCTCGCCCTCCGAGACCTTTTGGCCAGGGCTTACGTTGAGCTCTAGCAGTTCGCCTGCCATGCGAAACGATAGATTGCTGCGCGTGGTAGCTTCAACGCGTGCGGGAAACTGCCTTAACGCCGCGGCATTCGCCGCTTCCAATGTCACCAGTTTCACGGGTCTGGGCGTGTCTTTTGACTGCGCCTCAGGCTGATCGCAACCCATTAGTACGAGCAAGACCAGTGCAACCGGCAGCAAGCGAAGAAAAGTAACGGGCACGATAAGCTCCTTGATGACGATCAAACGCCGCATTCCCAATGAACAGACAGTGGTATACACTTCACTGACATTCATGAATGTCAGTGAAGTGTATACTAATCACTCGCTGGCGACTTTGCCAGCGATCAGTGCCAGAATAATGCCTCGTGTTGAATCAGGAACCGCTATGTCACGTCGTAAAGCCGACGCCGAACGCACCCGGGAGACCATCCTGGACGCGGCAGAAACCACTTTTCTCGCCCAGGGGGTTGCTCGCACCACCCTGGCGCATATTGCACAGGCAGCGGGCGTTACCCGTGGGGCGATTTATTGGCACTTTGAGGATAAGGCCGCACTTTTTGATGCACTGCTCGAGCGGGTGCGCATCCCGCTGGATGAAATCGTCGACGACGCCGTGCAACAGCTTGGCACTGCACCGGTAGACTGTTTGCGCGACATCGCTCAGCGCTCGCTGGCGGGTATCTGCCACGATTTACCGCTGCAACGGGCTGCCACCATCGTGCTGCATCGCTGCGAAAAGCTGGAAGACGACCACCCGCGTATCAGCATGATTACACGGCTTTCCGAGCATGCAGAAGCCAAGGTTGAGCAACTGTTCGAACAGGTCCAGCAGCAGGGCCAACTACGTGCTGACCTGACACCCGTAAGCGCTCGCCGACAGTTCCACGGATTCTTGATTGGCACCTGCTTTGATTGGCTGCAAGACACCCAGCAGTATTCTTTGGATGCCGACCGTGGCAGCATCGTCGAAACATTGATGCGCGGGTTTATAGTGGAGAATACGCCCTAAACCAAGTGGCACACGGTTTGCTTCCTATACTGGATAAATGTCTTCCAACTGGAGCCAGCCATGAACCACTCTGACTACCCCCTCAGCGAAGTTCCGCTCAGCGCCCGCAAGGGGCTGCTTTCTACCTCAGCGGTACTCCTCGGCTTTACCTTCTTTACCGCCACCATGTGGGCGGGCGGCACCCTGGGTCAGGCCTTCTCCATTGGTCAACTGCTGTGGATCATTCTGATTGGTAACCTTTTACTGGGTGCCTACGCCGCCACGCTTGCCTATATCGCCTGTAAAAGCGGGCTCAATTCGGTGTTGATGGGACGCTTCTGCTTCGGCGAAAAAGGCAGCAAGCTGTCTGATTTCATCCTCGGCTTTACCCAGATTGGCTGGTATGCCTGGGGCACTGCCACGGTTGCGTTGGTGCTGGTACGCACCACCGGGATGCCCGAATGGCTGGAAATCCCCTTAATGGTGCTTTTTGGGTTTGGTTTCTGCATTACCGCCATGATCGGCTACAAGGGCATGGACTGGCTGTCACGCTTTGCTGTACCTGCCATGATGCTGTTTATTTTGCTTAGCCTGTTTACCGGGCTGGTGGATGCGCGCGGCTTTGCCGGGTTAAGTCAGCA
This window of the Halomonas sp. SH5A2 genome carries:
- a CDS encoding TetR family transcriptional regulator; this translates as MSRRKADAERTRETILDAAETTFLAQGVARTTLAHIAQAAGVTRGAIYWHFEDKAALFDALLERVRIPLDEIVDDAVQQLGTAPVDCLRDIAQRSLAGICHDLPLQRAATIVLHRCEKLEDDHPRISMITRLSEHAEAKVEQLFEQVQQQGQLRADLTPVSARRQFHGFLIGTCFDWLQDTQQYSLDADRGSIVETLMRGFIVENTP